CCTATTGAACCATGGAGTTAGCGGTCTGATTTGTAACGGGAATAACGCATCCAGCATACATAAAGTCTTTTCCGGGATTCTTGGCTTCAACCCTCGCCTTTAGTTTGGCCTCAGTCATTGCGATGTGCTTCTTTCTCGACTCAGTGACATATTTTGGCGTCAACCAATTGAGCAATCCCATCGCCCCATACTGCACAGCAAGCTGGAACCAGACGATAGCTTTGGCGCGAGCCAGGATGGCTTGTATCCACGGTTGATCTGGGTTGTTAACACAACCCGAGGGCTCACCAAAAGCCAGATCAGAGACAATATCGAACGCGACGAGGTTGTACCATGTCGTCATATCGAGAGGTCCGTTTTCACACCGCTCCTTCAGCTTCTGGACGAGATTATCCGAGTGATCTTGAAAGTAGTTCTCTTGTTCGCGACTAGCATGATCCAAAACATCAGTATGGCCGTGCCATGTCGAAGATTGATATATGCAGATGAAACTCACAGTGCTCTCTGGCTAAAAGCCGGATCTATAGCTCTCCTCAACCTCAGATGTCTATCCTGATGCTCAGTCATCAAGCTACGCTGGCCACCTATACTCGCGGGCGCGATACCCCTTCCATCAAGGGCTTTGACGAACTCGGGGTTCCGCTGTCCGTATATCTTCTTCCACGCGCCTGATGTCGTATACGAGAGCTCATCGGGGGCGATGCGCACAACTGGGCCATATTTATCGTGAAGCTCGCGGATCTTCCAACTGATGCGACCCTTCATGTTGGCCCGATTCCATGGTAAGCGAGAAATGGCCCAGAGCTTTGGGCCCGGATAGCCAGCCAGAGGGCTCAGGTAGACGTTGTAAACTACCTTACAAAAAACATAGAGTATAATCTGAACCCCATCATCAGCTTGTAGATGAACGATTCTGGAGTCCGTATAGACTTACAAGCACGGAGACACCAGTGAAGATATTTAGGAGTGTCAATGGCGGCACTCGAACGAGCTGATCCCTCAGGCTATCTTGTATGAAAGAAGTTGTCATGATGCCTCTGAGTGACAAATATCAAGCAGATGGACGGCTAGGTTTTCTTCAGCCCAGCACTCTAGAAAAAGCTGAAAGTGACTATGGAAACCACCGCGACGTGTCTGCAGAGTACCCGCATTGGGCAACGGGCTTCATCGTCGCTTCCTATTCCCAAGCCTCGCATACATCGACTAATGGAACTGACCAGTGCACGACAGAAGTCACCAATCAAGTCACCCCTTCATCGCACGCTGTCGCAAATACGTAGTCTAGGGAACTCGAAGCTTGTGCAGTGAAAGATAGATGCAGATGGCTGGTACTATCAATTCGGCCCTTGCTGGTCGGGCCGATCTACTCGCAGATATGCACATAGAGAGTCAGTGATGTTGCGGCATCAACGGCCGAGAACAAGGGTCTATGCAAGACAGTTTAGAAGCAGCGGCGAACACGTGGGAGCTGAAGCTTGGATCGACTATCGAATGATATGTGAGGCTTGACCACGTGTTGAAGGAACAAAGCCTCCCGAGGTCAGTTTCAACACTTCCATAACGCGTCCCACCGCGGGGTTGATTGGGTTACAATTGAAGGTTTCGCGGATGAATTGAGACCTCCGAAAGAACAACCCATGCTTGCTGCAGCTAAGTGCAATATGCAGCGCTGTCTTTTTAAACGGATTTGTAATTCCGTCGATATCTCCCCGCGTAGATTTCAGCACACGGTATTCCAGATAGTTAGTCCACCGGCGTGCATGTGGTCCTCATAAACCACATTTCGAGCTATTGATATGCTATCACTAGTCATTCTACCGAATCATGGCTGTTATGCTTCCGTTCGATAACTGCTGTAATATCCGACGCTTGCGACTGGTTTTAGCTGATTGTCAGATAGTCACAAGCAGATTCATATTCTGGCCTTAATTTTCTATCATCGCCAATTGCTGTCGTCTACATTCAGAGACTTTCAATACAATACCTGAACATGGGTGATCAAAACAGCGCCGATACTCTTGCCCTTTTAGGAAAAACAATCCGCGTCGAGCTCCAGCAGAAGCTGTCAAGTAAGGCGCGTGTCCACTTGCCGTCCGATGAGAACAGAACAGAATTCGACAAAGCCAATCTGCGTTTCACTCAGTATGAGCGTCCAACGTATCTCGCCGTGGTCGATCCAAGCTGTGAGGATGATGTTATTGCAGTCGTCAAGTATGCCCGTGAGAAGGGCATCCCATTCACACCTCGCGGTGGCCATCATGCAGTCACAAGTACAATGAGGCATTTTCGAAATGGAATATGCATCAATATGCGCCCGCTCAACCAAATGCGATGGAATGTCGAGAAGCGGCAAGTTACTACAGGTGGAGGAGCAATAACGGACGAGTTTGTGCGCTTTGTGCATAGCTTAGGCATGGAAGTCAGTAAGTCTTAGAGGTTCTTTCCATATATTGTGAGTACTAACGAGTATCAAGACGTGGGATCGTGTCCTACGACTGGTATCATAGGTGTAGCGTTTGGCGCGGGCCTAGGACGCTTGCAGGGCAAATACGGCTTTTTGAACGACAACATGGTTTCCTGCAAACTCGTACTCGCCGACGGAAGTGTGGTAATTGCTTGCAAAGACTCAAATCCGGACTTATTCTGGGGTATCCGGGGAGCAGGTCACAATTTCGGCATTGCACTTGAAGCCACTTTTCAGGTCTACCCGCAGGCACACGGAGGCATCCATCATACTTGGGACTTGGAGTACACTCTAGACCAGTGCGATGAAGTTTTCAAGACGCTTAATAGCGTCTATGATACTATGCCTGCTGAATTGGCAATCTTCGTTCTATGGATGCGTCAGAGTAGCGGCCGTAAGGTAGGCAGTCCTATCGATGCAGATAACAAGACCACTAACATATTCCAGCACATCATCCTCGTCaacctggtctggtctggttCAGTCGCGAAAGCAGACCCATACGTGCAGCGCTTCGAGTCTTTAAACCCAGTCTTGAACAGCGGACGAAAGTCAGTGCCATGGCCAGAACTACCTTTCTCAACGTACAAAGAGATGAACAAGCTTTTCTGCAAGCCTGAAGTCTGGCTACGGGGCCCCTATAAGATGATGGGCGCCGCTTGCGTTGATACCTTTGACCTCAAGACGACGCGCGAGTTCTTCGAGAGTGTCAAAGCCATGAGTGAGGAATGGGAGGATTGCGGCTGGTTCAGCGCCATGTTTGAATGCCTGCCTGACCAGCGCGTGCGCGAGATTCCCAATGACGCGACGGCGTTCCCATGGCGTGGAGGATCAAATCACTTCTTGTAAGTCGACTCCTCTAGTTTTCTTTCGCAAGCAGCTATTAACATAGGTGCTCAGGATGCTTAATGCTACACCAAAGCGGATGGAGGATCGCAAGGTCTTCGAGGACCATCTAGACTACTGGAAGCAACGCTTCATTGAGACGTCTGGGTACGGTCGTTTGCAGCAGTACGTGAGCTATGGTAACGGCACGTCATCTATGAAAGATCCTCTCGAAGCACTGTATGGCTATGAGCCGTGGAGGCTGGAAAAGCTACGGGGTCTCAAACAGAAGTACGATCCTGACAATGCATTTCGATGGTACCAGCCAATCATTGAGCCATAAGTTGTTAGATATTAGATATCGAGTAGTTGCTAGCACTCCTGTAGACCACTGAAGTATGATATTCGGGACAGTGTTGAACTCTTGAGCCACCTGATAGTTCAGGTAGCCCGACATCCAACCACAACTCCAGTGAACAGTGACAGACCGTCCGCGTACATGTCAGCACGAAAAAAAAACGCCGCGGGTGTTACATCCCTGGTGCATCACGACCCAAGCCTAGTCTACCAAGCGCCCATATACCTCTTTCCGCTAGTCTCGAGTTGGACCGCATAAACAAGAGTATGCCTAGATCCGGGGCAATACGATCAAGCCCACGCTAAGTATTCTTCGAAACGCGCCTTTAGTGGGTCCGCGCGGCGATTTCAGCCTCGTCTTACCTGTCTCTTTTGTCTCCTGAGATCACGCTTGACAGCACCCGCTAGTATAGTTTGTCACCCGTTTACGACCATACTCCGTATGATCCTTCCGCTAATACGCTAGGTATCGTGCACGTGTAGAAACACGTGTTTGCATACATCCATACCCGGGCAAATCTAAAAATTGGTCGAAGTGGCGGAGAAATAAGCAGTATGTTGGTTTTTGTGAGTGGATTTCCATAAGCAAATCCCACTTGCTCACAGTATAAAGAAATAAAAACATATGTGACTGCAGGAGCTACGCATAACTACAGATTCGGACCTCAGGTTTGAAGGCAGTACTCGAAGAACGACAACTGTAGACGAATGGTCAATCCCACGAGTCAAGATCGGTTAAATTACGCGAGCGGCAGGAAGCGTAACAGCTCTGGGTCCATCTTCCGAAGAACCCACTCTGTAATTCCTACGAACGTGGGATAGGCACTCTCGGCAACTGCATGCCCGAAGTATAGCCATCACAGCGTGCTCAAACCATGAAGTGGTATTGGGCACCATATTCCCATGCGCTTGCAGACACTCACATTACTCCTGCCTAATGTACGTATGAGTGTTCGAGTTGGGAGGATGAATATTGGATAGCCGCGCCGCGCACCTGCAGCTCTGGTAAATACATCTGCATATCCAAGATTTGACAATGATATGTACCTGTTAAAACCCACATAAAGTCGCGGCAGTTTATTCTTCTCATAAATACTACCATACCGCATCTAAGCTGTCTACACACAACTACGAACTGCTCCCCTTTGTATTGACCTGCAATTTTGCTTCTTGCAACGAAACCAGCAATGAGCAAACCAATCGCCATCATCGGTATTGCCTTTAGGGGTCCTGGCGATGCTCGGGATCCCGAGGCGTTTTACCGTATGCTCGTTGAGGGCCGTAGTGCTCGCACTGAGGTACCCAAGGATCGATACAATGTCGATGCTTTCTATCACCCTGATCCAGAGCGGCTAGGTAGCATTCAACAAAGGTAGTTCTAATACCACTCTTTGTTCAAGCTCTTAGCTGTGCTGACTTCCAACGTGAAAGACACGCACACTTTCTAGACCAAGACTTCAAAGTGTTCGATGCGCCCTTCTTCAGCGTCACACCCAAGGAAGCCAAGGCCATGGACCCCACACACCGCATGCTCCTAGAAGCTGCATACGAAGGCTTCGAAAACGGTATGACATGCCCCTCCCGCCCAGATCAATTGACAAACTGACCTGACCGTTGCAAAAAAGCCGGCTTAAGTTTAGACCGTTTATCGGGAACACAAACATCATGTTACATCGGGACCTTCACAGCTGACTTCCCCAATATGCAAGCCCGTGACAATGAAGGCCCTTCGATATACCGTAAGTCCCGTGCTATTCTCATCCTCAGGTTGGGATGAAGATGAGCTAACTTGTCCTCCTTCCAGACGC
This sequence is a window from Pyrenophora tritici-repentis strain M4 chromosome 4, whole genome shotgun sequence. Protein-coding genes within it:
- a CDS encoding CypX, Cytochrome P450 — encoded protein: MTTSFIQDSLRDQLVRVPPLTLLNIFTGVSVLIILYVFCKVVYNVYLSPLAGYPGPKLWAISRLPWNRANMKGRISWKIRELHDKYGPVVRIAPDELSYTTSGAWKKIYGQRNPEFVKALDGRGIAPASIGGQRSLMTEHQDRHLRLRRAIDPAFSQRALREQENYFQDHSDNLVQKLKERCENGPLDMTTWYNLVAFDIVSDLAFGEPSGCVNNPDQPWIQAILARAKAIVWFQLAVQYGAMGLLNWLTPKYVTESRKKHIAMTEAKLKARVEAKNPGKDFMSYILENDEKLNHLELVMLSSNFIVAGSGTSAGGMSGLTYLLLCNPDKLEKLKQEIRGLFKNRADMTVQAVTSCKYLRACLNEGMRLYPPTPGSLPRFVPGKGEMIEGGWVPGGYAVGVNQLAAGHSERNFKRAREFHPERWLDEPNSEFKDDDRSAVQPFSYGQRACIGRSMAYAEMSLTMAKLVRYFDWELHDPDNDWWNKQGTYLVWEKLPLLVKLKPVFDANE
- a CDS encoding GlcD, FAD/FMN-containing dehydrogenase — its product is MGDQNSADTLALLGKTIRVELQQKLSSKARVHLPSDENRTEFDKANLRFTQYERPTYLAVVDPSCEDDVIAVVKYAREKGIPFTPRGGHHAVTSTMRHFRNGICINMRPLNQMRWNVEKRQVTTGGGAITDEFVRFVHSLGMEVNVGSCPTTGIIGVAFGAGLGRLQGKYGFLNDNMVSCKLVLADGSVVIACKDSNPDLFWGIRGAGHNFGIALEATFQVYPQAHGGIHHTWDLEYTLDQCDEVFKTLNSVYDTMPAELAIFVLWMRQSSGRKHIILVNLVWSGSVAKADPYVQRFESLNPVLNSGRKSVPWPELPFSTYKEMNKLFCKPEVWLRGPYKMMGAACVDTFDLKTTREFFESVKAMSEEWEDCGWFSAMFECLPDQRVREIPNDATAFPWRGGSNHFLMLNATPKRMEDRKVFEDHLDYWKQRFIETSGYGRLQQYVSYGNGTSSMKDPLEALYGYEPWRLEKLRGLKQKYDPDNAFRWYQPIIEP